The following DNA comes from Janthinobacterium sp. TB1-E2.
TTGACGGGTTTGTGCGGCCCCGTCTGCACGGTGGCGTTGACTTCCAGCAGCGGGTGCAGCGCCAGTTTCGTTTCCGGTGAGAAATGCTGGAAGCCCTTGGCGGCGACGGAACAGCGCAGCGGCTCGCTGCCGGCGGCGGGAATCTCGTAGTCGCACAGGTATTTCGGATAGCCGAACAGCTCGCGCCCGTTGATCAGGGCCATCGCATCATCGACGAAAATATGGCACGGGTACCAATAGATATGCGCAAGCTTGCCTGCCGCATCCATCTGGCCGACCATGATCCAGGTGACGATATCGACTTCCGTGATCCAGCCCTTGGCCTGGTCGACGGGGTTGGCGGAATCCGCATGGTTGACGCGCGTAAACGTCAGCATCACATACGGCGACAGGGCTTTCAGGGTCATCTTGCTGCCCGCCACCTGGTTCAAGGTGGTATTCACGGTGGCCTGCAATTTGGCCAGGTCGCCCTTGACGAAATAGCCATACATTTCCGACTGTTTCAATTGCAGCGGCGAGTGCATCATCACCGAACCGCCCTGATAGATATACGAAGGTCTTGCCGAAGGTTGCGCCGTCATTGCCCTGCCCCCAATTAAAGTTTCAGACAAACAAGATTGCTACAGTGTATTTCAGAAAGAGCATTGCATGATATGAAATAAATTAAAGGATTTGCCAAGATGCATAGCATGGGCTTGCGCACGGCAGCCGGGGCAAGCCCATGCCATCGGGTGTACGATGAAGCCTCTTGAGCGTTCCGAGCACCATGCCATGGCAATGATTACCACCGACTACGTTTCCACCTATTCCGGCAACCGTTTTTATCCCTTGCGCCCGCATATCGACAAGGTCGCCATCGAGGACATCGCCCACGGCCTCGCTTACCAGTGCCGCTTCAATGGACAGACGCAAGTGTTTTACTCGGTCGCCCAGCACAGCCTGATCGTCGCCGAACTGGTGCCGCCGCCCCTGCGCCTGGCCGCCCTGCTGCACGACGCGGCCGAAGCCTACCTGGGCGACATGGTGAAACCCTTGAAAGTATTGCTGCCGGAATTTGCCGTGCTGGAAGACAAGGTCAGCGCCATCATCGCCGCCACGTATGGGCTGGATTTTTCCGATTACGCGCCCATCAAGCGGGCCGACCTGATCGCGCTGGCGACGGAAAAGCGCGACCTGATGCCGCACTCGGCCGAGCGCTGGGCTTACCTTGACGGCATCGCCCCCTTGCCCGGTATAATCGAAGCCATGGGTCCGGCCGAAGCGAAGCAGCGCTTCCTGCATGCCTTTGCCCAGCTGAGCGGGCTTGGACTTGCCGCATGAATGCTACGACCCTGCCTCACGAACGGGCGCTAAGCCCCGGTTTTTGCACGGCTTTTTTAGATATCCACAGCAACTGTGGATAAAGTTGTTGATAAGCCCCTCTTGACAAGCCGCAACACCAGTATTGATGCGGGTTTCAACAATTTGCTGATTTCACAGGCAATTTTTTACCCCAATGAAATCAATGACTTGCAATCACGAATTTGCGCTGGAGCAAAGTTACTTCACCACCATGAAAATATATTTTGCTGTGCATAAGCAATCCTGGCGCCAGGCCGTCTTGCTTGAACAGCATTGTTTTGACAAACCCCGTAGACTGGCATAGTGTGGAGTAGCGAGCACGATCAACGGTGGATAAACGCATGAACATGGATAGCGATAGTGCCGCCAAGGGGGCGGACGAACCGGACTGGCTGGTCGACGAACCGCTGGAACGGGCAGACGCGCCGGCAGAGCCTGCCACCGCGGCGCCATGGCGCGTGCTGATCGTCGATGACGATGTCGACGTGCACGTGGTGACCAAATTCGCCCTCAGCCAGGCCAGCTTCCAGGGACGAAGGCTGAGCTTTTTGCACGCGTATTCGGGCGCCGAGGCGCTGGACTTGCTGCGCAGCACATCCGATATCGCCGTGGTGCTGCTCGATGTGATCATGGAAACCCAGGATGCCGGGCTGCAAGTGGCGCGCCAGATCCGCGAAGATCTGCACAACAGCGCCGTGCGCATCATCCTGCGCACGGGCCAGCCCGGCCAGGCGCTCGAGCACCGCATCATCATCGACTACGACATCAACGATTTCTGGTGCAAGACGGACCTGACCACGCGCAAGTTGTTCACCACCGTGATCGCCTCGCTGCGCACCTACGCCACCTTGCGCGAAGCGGAGCAACAAGTCGCCGAACTGGCCGCAGCCCTGGCCCAGTGCGGCAACACGCCAGCGGCGCCGGCCGGCGGCACGCCCTGAACACGGCCGCTACTTTCAGTCACAAAACCAGAGCACTGGATAGGCATACAGGCTTGTGGCATGCCCCATTTTGGCCCATCCTGCCGGCCCATCGCATGTGCCGGGCGGCCCCAATTTCCTAAGTGGCGGATTGTTAAGCGCTTTTTCAGATATCCACACGGACTGTGGATATCTTTGTGGATAAGGGCCTATTGACAGCCCTCAAAGCCACAGCCCGTGCGGCTTTCAATAAACTGCTCAATCAAACAGCAAAAATAAAATCCATTAAAATCAAGCACTTGGAAACTCACACATAATCACAGGAAAATTATTTCAGCAATTTCGTTAACCCATCATTTGTGCATAACTGAGCCGTAATGATCAATCCGACAACACCGAGCTAACGCTGCCGGCAACACAGTTGCAATGCGGATACTCAATGCACGGTCTGGCGGCGCTGCTCCGGATGCAGCAGCACGCGCTCGATCAGCTCGGGGGCGATATTGTATGACTTCAGGTATTCCAGCGCGCACAAGGTGCTGAAGGCTGCCTGCACGGCGATGCCCAGGTTGACGATATCGCACATCTTCTGGTCGACGCGGGCATGCAGCGCCACGGGTTTGACGGGCATGTGCAAGGTTTCTTGGGAACTCAGCATGATGAATGACTCCTGCGGAAGGTAGACATGGCGGGACATGGCGGCGGAGAACGGCGCCGGGATGGCAGCGAGGAAGAGTGACAGCGAAAGTATTGCCGAAAAACGCGCGATGTCAATGCCAGCCAGTTATTCCCATGCAGTTTTTTTCTGATACACAAGGCCGCACGTCTAAGGCAGATCAAACGCAGCGCCTGTCGCCAGCCTAGTATGGAATGGCTGCCATCACGCGGCGTTCGCGCTGCATGGACGAGGAGACACGACATGAATACAACACCCGAACCAGCCAAAAATCCCGGCGACATAGCCCCTCCCGGCACCCCCGGCACCGGTGAAAACGTCTGCACGCATTGCCAGGGCCGGGGCGCCAGGGCCGATGGCCAGCCCTGCCCCATGTGCGGCGGCACGGGCGTGGTCAT
Coding sequences within:
- a CDS encoding phosphohydrolase, coding for MAMITTDYVSTYSGNRFYPLRPHIDKVAIEDIAHGLAYQCRFNGQTQVFYSVAQHSLIVAELVPPPLRLAALLHDAAEAYLGDMVKPLKVLLPEFAVLEDKVSAIIAATYGLDFSDYAPIKRADLIALATEKRDLMPHSAERWAYLDGIAPLPGIIEAMGPAEAKQRFLHAFAQLSGLGLAA
- a CDS encoding response regulator produces the protein MNMDSDSAAKGADEPDWLVDEPLERADAPAEPATAAPWRVLIVDDDVDVHVVTKFALSQASFQGRRLSFLHAYSGAEALDLLRSTSDIAVVLLDVIMETQDAGLQVARQIREDLHNSAVRIILRTGQPGQALEHRIIIDYDINDFWCKTDLTTRKLFTTVIASLRTYATLREAEQQVAELAAALAQCGNTPAAPAGGTP